From the SAR202 cluster bacterium genome, one window contains:
- a CDS encoding histidine triad nucleotide-binding protein has product MANDCIFCRIKSGEIKSDIVYTDEQCFIIKDIAPKAPVHLLVIPNKHFTYLTGLTVEENEMIGGMFRAAAETARKQGIDKTGYRLVINQGANSGQQVPHLHLHILAGRQMGMMA; this is encoded by the coding sequence TTCTGCAGGATCAAGAGCGGCGAGATCAAGAGTGATATTGTGTACACGGACGAGCAATGTTTCATCATTAAAGACATTGCTCCCAAGGCGCCGGTGCACCTGCTGGTGATCCCTAACAAGCACTTCACATACCTGACCGGACTGACGGTCGAAGAAAACGAGATGATTGGCGGGATGTTCCGCGCCGCCGCGGAGACGGCCAGGAAGCAGGGGATCGATAAGACCGGCTACCGGCTCGTCATTAACCAGGGCGCCAACTCCGGGCAGCAGGTGCCGCACCTCCATCTTCACATCCTGGCGGGCCGCCAGATGGGCATGATGGCATAG
- a CDS encoding HD domain-containing protein yields the protein MPQELPGPVRDRLGLLPAGLQEHVDRVRALARELAAAHGVDSGLVDLSAAAHDLARAMTDRDLLLEARRLGLDISEVEEKSPILLHGPIAAVWLSDAGITEERVIQAVRWHTSGIRNMDVVGRVVFLADKLEPHKVARWAALAPLLPIAKESLDEALRGFLDLSIVHHIHQRHAISLETLDLRNSLLTPSRRNP from the coding sequence ATGCCGCAAGAATTGCCGGGTCCCGTCCGGGACCGCTTGGGGCTGCTGCCGGCGGGGCTGCAAGAGCATGTAGACCGGGTCCGCGCGCTGGCTCGTGAGCTTGCAGCGGCGCACGGCGTGGACTCCGGCCTTGTTGACCTGAGCGCGGCTGCCCATGACCTGGCGAGGGCCATGACTGACCGCGACCTGCTTCTGGAGGCGCGACGCCTGGGGCTGGACATTTCCGAGGTAGAGGAGAAATCCCCAATCCTTCTCCACGGACCCATCGCAGCCGTGTGGCTCTCTGACGCGGGCATCACGGAAGAGCGCGTCATACAGGCCGTCCGGTGGCACACCTCAGGCATCAGGAATATGGATGTGGTGGGGCGCGTCGTCTTCCTCGCCGACAAGCTGGAGCCGCACAAGGTGGCCCGCTGGGCAGCGCTCGCGCCGCTCCTGCCCATTGCGAAAGAGAGCCTTGACGAAGCGCTGCGAGGCTTCCTGGACCTGTCGATAGTGCACCACATTCATCAGCGCCATGCGATTAGCCTGGAAACGCTTGACCTGCGGAACTCGCTGCTCACCCCTTCGCGGCGGAATCCGTAA